DNA sequence from the Vibrio ishigakensis genome:
TGGTGTATTTAACTTTGTTGGTGGCCTCTCTGCGGTAATAACACCGGCTATTATTGGCTATCTTGCAGATGGAACGAGTTTCTTCTATCCATTGCTATTTATTGTTTGTCTAGGATTTATTGGGGCACTTTCTTATATCTTCCTAGTTGGAAAAATTGAACGAATCGAAGACCGAGTATAATAAAAATAGGATTTATAAAAATGAAAATTACAAATATTACTCCATACGTGATTAAAGTAGGTAGCCGCGACCAACTATTGGTTAAGGTTGAAACTGATGCTGGAATATATGGTTGGGGTGAATCGGGCTTCTCAAGTCGTGAAAAGACCGTAGCTGAAATGCTAAAGCAATTCTCGCGCTTCTTAATTGGCCAAGACCCAATGAATACGGGCCGAATCTGGCAAGAGTGCTATCGTTCTCACTACTTCGAGGGCGGTCGTGTAACCACTGCGGCTATCTCTGCTATCGATATTGCACTGCACGATATTAAAGGTAAAGCTTTAGGCGTTCCTGTGTATCAACTTCTGGGTGGCAAACAGCGCAACAAGGTTAAAGCATTTGCTACAGTTCCTTGTGACACTAACGAGGTAATGATCGAGAAAGCACAGAAGATCAAAGATCTTGGGTGGGATACTATTCGCTTCGTTGGTTATGGTATCGATGACTACATGCAGGCAGGTGAGATGGTATGGGAACCATTGCCATCTATCGCCAAAACAGCTGAGATGCTAGTTCACGCTCGAGAAGCTCTAGGTCACAGCGTAGTGATTGGTCTAGAGTACCATCACCGTTTATCTGTGGCGCAAGCTGCTTCTTTCTGCCAGAAGATGCCAAGAGGTACGCTGGACTTCCTTGAAGAGCCGATTCGTGATGAGACTCCAGAGGCTTACGAGCAGTTGCGTACCCTTACCGACGTGCCATTTGCTATCGGTGAAGAGTTCCACTCTAAGTGGCAGTTTATGCCCTATATTGAGCGCGGAATTTTCCAATATAACCGCTTAGATATCTGTAACGTAGGTGGCTTTACCGAAGCAATGAAGGTCGCAGGTTGGAGTGAGACTCATTATATCGACCTCATGCTACACAACCCGCTCGGTCCAATTTGTACTGCGGCGTCTGTGCATTTTGCTGCTGCCATTCCAAACTTTGACAGCCTAGAGAGTCGTATCTCGCCAATAGAAAACCTTGGTTTTGACAACCCAGAATTGTTCCCGGTACAACCTAAACTGGCAGGAAATTACTATGAGATCCCAGAAGTTCCAGGTCTTGGTGTCGAAGTGAACGAAGAGATGCTCAAGAATGCGGTAATTGCTGACTGGGAGTGTGGTCACCTGACTCGCGAAGATGGCAGCGTACAGAACTGGTAATTCGCAAAAGCCTTTATGGAGACAACTGTAGAGGCTCTTAAAATACATAGCATGCGCAATTAGGCGTATGCTATATGTCAGTTTGCTGTCTGAACTAAATTATTTGGAAAAGATATTAGTTCGGCAGCTGGTAAATTACGTACAAATCTAATAATAAATGTTTCTTGATTGTAATTTTCTTATATTGCTCCCCCTTTGGTAACAAAGAAAATTTAATTAATCTATTTGCCATTTTTGTAAGCCTAAGCCCAACTGTTGCAACTTACCCTTAGCCACTGGTGCAGTAGCGTTCGGTGCGACGCGCAGTCTGCGCTGAGGACTGTGAATACTAGCCATGCCTTTGTGCATGGCTTTTTATTTCTGTGATATCTATCTAATAATAATGATTGGTTAATTACTCTAAAAATACCAGCTACTTTGACTGTTCCATAGTATGGGAATAGCCTGCAGAAAACAGGATATAGATTGGGGCGAGCTATTAACTGAGTTAATATTATTTCAGTCCTTATTTAATCTCATAAACAAATAATCGAATGTCTTTGGTTTAGGGATTAATTTAGTTTTAATTTAAGTGGGCAATATTTATATTGCCTAAGGTTGTATTAGATGAAAATTGTAAATGTCATACCTCATGCAATCTCTGTCCCGTTACAAACGCCATTTTACTTTTCTCAAGGTTGGGTCCACGCAAGAAGCTCTTTGATCATCGAGATCCAAACTGACGAAGGTATCACTGGTTATGGTGAGTCTTTATGTCACGGTTTGCAGAGCCCACACGTAGCGGCAGCCATGATTGAACACAGCCTAAAGCCACTCTTATTAGGCCGTTCTCCGTTCGATGTCGAGGTGCTTTGGGAGGAGATGTATAACCTTACCCGTCCGTATGGTCAGGCCGGTATCGCGGTCAATGCCATTAGTGGTGTGGATATCGCTATCTGGGATGTGATTGGTCGAGCGCTAAACAAACCTATTCATTCTCTAATAGGTGGCGCCTTTAGAACCGAAGTTACTCCCTATGCAACAGGGTTTTATCGCACTGCAGTTCAGAGCTATCCAATGGCTTCTGTGGACGAGGCTCATACCTACTTAGAGTCAGGCTTTGAGGCGTTCAAGCTAAAGATAGGGTTTGGGGTAGATGAAGATATCGCTTTGATTGCGGCCGTTCGAGAATCAGTAGGGCCAAACGTGAAGATCTTAGCTGATGCCAATGGAGCATATGATCTTGCGACAGCTCGTAAACTCGTCGGAGAAACAGAGTCATTAAATATTTATCTCTACGAAGAGTTGCTCAGTCCAGAGAACCTAAAAGGTTATAAATCCCTGAAATCCCACTCTACGCCGTTAATCGCTGCTGGAGAGCAGGTGTTCGGCAAGATGGGCTTTCAACCATGGCTTGCTGAGCGTGCATTAGATGTTATCCAGCCAGATCTATGCTCCTCGGGTGGTATTACCGAATGTAAAAAGATAGCCGCTTTGGCCCAAGCAAACCATACCCAGATGATCCCGCACGTATGGGGTTCTGGAGTGGGTATTGCAGCGTCTATCCAATTCATAGCATCACTGCCTTCTACGCCACTATCTCTAAATCCAACAGAACCTTTACTAGAGTTTGACCAGTCTTCTCATCCGTTTAGAACGGACCTTATTTTTGATGGTATTGAGATGAAAAATGGCAAGGTGCAGGTGCCAACTAAACCTGGCATCGGTGTAGAGGTGAATGAAGAAGTTATTGAAAAATATAAGGTTAACTAAGACCTAACCAGACTGGAAAAGAAAGAAATGAAAAATAGCAGCACAGTAACCTGGTTGATCTTGGACTGGGGAACAACAAATTTCCGAGCCTTTGCGATGAACAGTCGCAATGAGCTAGTCGGAAAAATCGAAAAGAAAATGGGGCTTCTTCAAGTCAATGAAGGGCGCTTCGCAGAAGCCTTGCAATTGGTTCTCGAAGAATGGCTTGGTGAATATCAGTCACTACCTATCGTCATGGCTGGCATGGTGGGTTCGGCTCAAGGTTGGGTAAACGTACCTTACGTCGAAACCCCAGTTTCAGTAAATGAACTAGCAAGAGAGTCACACCGTTTCACACTACCTTGGGGCGCAGACGCGGTCATAGTTCCAGGTATCAGCCATGCTGATATTGATGAGAGTTTTGATGTCATGCGCGGTGAAGAGGTGCAGCTTTTTGGCCTGCTCGAGAGGTTAAGCCAAAGCGAGGTTGAAGCAGTCTTTCCTGGGACACACAGTAAGCATATTCGAGTAGAAGAGGGCAGATTGACCTCGTTTAGAACCTATATGACGGGCGAGCTTTTTTCTGCTCTATCGGAGCACACTATTCTTGGTCGAGGTCTACCGGAGCAATCTCAATCCAGTGATTCATACCTCAAGGGTGTTCAAGAGAGTCATAACGGTCACTTCACTAATCAACTATTTAAAACACGTACACACCGCTTATTTGAGAACCTGCCAGAGGTAGAAGTTCACGAATATCTATCGGGCTTACTGATTGGTTCGGAACTGCGGCAGCTCGATGATGTAGGCATCTATCTGGTGGGTGGAGAGAAGCTTTGTGAGCGCTACACACAAGCGTGTGACTATTTAGAAAAACCTAATCAATTCGTATCCGGTGACGACTGCTTTTTGGTCGGCATGTTAATAATTAAAGAGGCTTTAGCACAACATGAACCAGTTTAATATTCAGCAGCACTTCCCACTTATCGCCATCATTCGTGGTGTAACACCAGACAACTGTATTCAAGTCGCAGAAATCCTGATTGAAGAAGGCTTCACCATGATTGAGGTGCCTTTGAACTCACCGAAAGCTCTAGAAAGCATCCAAATTTTGGTAGAAAAATTCGGCGATGAATACTTGATTGGCGCTGGCACGGTAACAACGCCTGACAAAGCACACGCTGTAATTGAGACGGGTGCTAAACTTGTGGTCACGCCAAACGTGAACCAAGATGTTATCCGCCTAGCTAGGAGTGCAGGTTGCGTTACCTTTCCAGGTGTTGTAACACCAACAGAGGCGTTCGATGCACTAGAAGCAGGTGCAACGGGTCTTAAATTGTTCCCGGTATCGAGTATTGGGCTAGATGGATTTAAAGCACTAAAAGATGTGTTGCCAGCAGAGACACTGTGCATGCCAGTAGGTGGTGTATCAGCTCATAAAGAGAGCTTAAAACCATTTGTAAACTTGGGCGCCAATGGCTTTGGCCTAGGTTCAGCCCTGTATAAACCAACAATGAGCTTAGATGAAATCAGAGATAATGCTCGTGCGTTTGTCAGCGCATATAAAGAAGCGGTTGCGTAAAACAAACAGCGCACCTGAGTTGGTGCGCTTTTTCATTTATCTC
Encoded proteins:
- a CDS encoding mandelate racemase/muconate lactonizing enzyme family protein — its product is MKITNITPYVIKVGSRDQLLVKVETDAGIYGWGESGFSSREKTVAEMLKQFSRFLIGQDPMNTGRIWQECYRSHYFEGGRVTTAAISAIDIALHDIKGKALGVPVYQLLGGKQRNKVKAFATVPCDTNEVMIEKAQKIKDLGWDTIRFVGYGIDDYMQAGEMVWEPLPSIAKTAEMLVHAREALGHSVVIGLEYHHRLSVAQAASFCQKMPRGTLDFLEEPIRDETPEAYEQLRTLTDVPFAIGEEFHSKWQFMPYIERGIFQYNRLDICNVGGFTEAMKVAGWSETHYIDLMLHNPLGPICTAASVHFAAAIPNFDSLESRISPIENLGFDNPELFPVQPKLAGNYYEIPEVPGLGVEVNEEMLKNAVIADWECGHLTREDGSVQNW
- a CDS encoding mandelate racemase/muconate lactonizing enzyme family protein, whose amino-acid sequence is MKIVNVIPHAISVPLQTPFYFSQGWVHARSSLIIEIQTDEGITGYGESLCHGLQSPHVAAAMIEHSLKPLLLGRSPFDVEVLWEEMYNLTRPYGQAGIAVNAISGVDIAIWDVIGRALNKPIHSLIGGAFRTEVTPYATGFYRTAVQSYPMASVDEAHTYLESGFEAFKLKIGFGVDEDIALIAAVRESVGPNVKILADANGAYDLATARKLVGETESLNIYLYEELLSPENLKGYKSLKSHSTPLIAAGEQVFGKMGFQPWLAERALDVIQPDLCSSGGITECKKIAALAQANHTQMIPHVWGSGVGIAASIQFIASLPSTPLSLNPTEPLLEFDQSSHPFRTDLIFDGIEMKNGKVQVPTKPGIGVEVNEEVIEKYKVN
- a CDS encoding 2-dehydro-3-deoxygalactonokinase is translated as MKNSSTVTWLILDWGTTNFRAFAMNSRNELVGKIEKKMGLLQVNEGRFAEALQLVLEEWLGEYQSLPIVMAGMVGSAQGWVNVPYVETPVSVNELARESHRFTLPWGADAVIVPGISHADIDESFDVMRGEEVQLFGLLERLSQSEVEAVFPGTHSKHIRVEEGRLTSFRTYMTGELFSALSEHTILGRGLPEQSQSSDSYLKGVQESHNGHFTNQLFKTRTHRLFENLPEVEVHEYLSGLLIGSELRQLDDVGIYLVGGEKLCERYTQACDYLEKPNQFVSGDDCFLVGMLIIKEALAQHEPV
- a CDS encoding 2-dehydro-3-deoxy-6-phosphogalactonate aldolase, producing the protein MNQFNIQQHFPLIAIIRGVTPDNCIQVAEILIEEGFTMIEVPLNSPKALESIQILVEKFGDEYLIGAGTVTTPDKAHAVIETGAKLVVTPNVNQDVIRLARSAGCVTFPGVVTPTEAFDALEAGATGLKLFPVSSIGLDGFKALKDVLPAETLCMPVGGVSAHKESLKPFVNLGANGFGLGSALYKPTMSLDEIRDNARAFVSAYKEAVA